From one Rosa rugosa chromosome 4, drRosRugo1.1, whole genome shotgun sequence genomic stretch:
- the LOC133745138 gene encoding probable leucine-rich repeat receptor-like protein kinase At1g35710, protein MKSYYCLIFLYVHLLSSQNCFTFASASSTTEAQALLKWKASLQNQTQPINSWMYLPSTNNATNTSSNPKAIANPCIWTGISCSAAGSVNRINLTNSGIQGTLHEFSFLSFPNLVHLDLSSNKLFDVIPPGISSLSKLIYLDLSVNQFSGKIPPEIGLLRSLTFLYLYENNLSGTIPLEIGNLKSLVDLELSTNQLSGSIPPTLGDLTNLTTLILSGNNLSSTIPTEIGNLKSLVDLELSTNELSGSIPPILGHLTNLATLYLDSNNISGTIPTEIGNLKSLVDLQLDANQLSGSIPTTLGDLTNLTTLILSGNNLSSTIPTEIGNLKSLMNLLLNTNKLSGSIPTTLGDLTNLTILYLHTNNLSGTIPTEIGNLKSLVDLELSDNQLSGSIPTTLGDLTNLTTLYLSTNNISGTIPTEIGNLKSLVNLGLDANQLSGSIPTTLGDLTNLTTLILSGNNLSDTIPKEIGNLKSLLDLRLSFNQLGGSIPTTMGDLANLITLYLHSNNLSGTIPREIGNLKSLVDLELSANQLSGSIPTTLGDLTNLTTLYLSTNNLSGTIPMEIGNLKSLVDLDLGANQLSGSIPTTLGDLTNLTTLYLNLNNLSGTIPKELGNIHELTELILSNNQFSGYLPQNICGSGSLSNFSVRSNHLSGPIPKSFKTCTRLFRVRLGGNQLTGNISEDFGVYPSLNFIDLSNNQLYGEISPNWGLCPNLTTLLIAGNNLTGSIPTEIGKATQIHELDLSSNGLVGEIPKEFGGLTSMVKLMLDGNQLSGRVPSELKSLTDLEYLDLSANEFNDSIPSFVGDFQKLHYLNLSNNKFSQAIPFQLAKLIHLSQLDLSFNAVEGQIPSYISNMQSLEILNISHNNLSGFIPTSFEDMHWLSYVDISYNDLEGPLPNNKAFQAATREALQGNKGLCGNTRFLQPCNKQSPKKDHKLVFMIIFPILGAFALLAFIFALVAKRKKKYQYGEKANMNEEISFSILKFDGKTMFEEILRATEDFDPMYCIGQGEQGSVYKATLSSTYTVAVKKLHLPSDDDKNLQKAFLNEIRALTEMRHRNIVKLYGFCSHRLHSFLVYDYLKKGSLATMLSKDEEAKELGWSKRVNIVKGVAHALCYMHHDCSPPIVHRDISSKNILVDDEYEACVSDFGTAKFLNPDSANWTALAGTYGYIAPELAYTMEVNEKCDVYSFGVVTLETVMGRHPGDLLSSLSSGACSSSSTALPAHQMPVVDVLDQRISPPTREVAGEVVSVLKVAFACLNSSPQSRPTMKQVSQHLSTKRPHLSDPIAMITCGELLACDGFTAS, encoded by the exons atgaaatcttattattgccttaTTTTCTTGTATGTTCACCTACTTTCATCACAAAACTGTTTTACTTTTGCTTCAGCCAGTTCAACTACTGAAGCGCAAGCCCTTCTGAAATGGAAAGCCAGCTTACAAAATCAAACCCAGCCTATCAACTCATGGATGTACCTTCCTAGTACAAATAATGCCACCAATACTTCCAGCAATCCCAAAGCAATTGCAAACCCATGCATTTGGACTGGTATCTCGTGCAGTGCTGCTGGAAGTGTCAACAGGATAAACCTTACCAATTCTGGTATACAAGGTACGCTACATGAATTCTCATTCTTGTCATTCCCTAATCTTGTGCATCTAGACCTCAGCTCAAATAAACTCTTCGATGTCATACCACCTGGAATTAGTTCCCTCTCCAAACTCATTTATCTTGATCTATCTGTAAATCAATTTTCTGGAAAAATCCCGCCAGAAATTGGTCTTCTAAGAAGTCTCACATTTCTCTATCTCTATGAAAATAATCTTTCTGGCACTATTCCCTTGGAGATAGGAAACTTGAAATCATTGGTGGATCTAGAGTTGAGCACCAATCaactcagtggttcaattccgCCAACACTGGGGGATCTGACCAACCTTACCACCCTCATTCTCTCTGGAAATAATCTTTCTAGCACTATTCCTACGGAGATAGGAAACTTGAAATCATTGGTGGATCTAGAGTTGAGCACCAATGaactcagtggttcaattccgCCAATACTGGGGCATCTGACCAACCTTGCCACTCTCTATCTCGATTCTAATAATATTTCTGGCACTATTCCTACGGAGATAGGAAACTTGAAATCATTGGTGGATCTACAATTGGACGCCAATCaactcagtggttcaattccgaCAACACTGGGGGATCTGACCAACCTTACCACTCTCATTCTCTCTGGAAATAATCTTTCTAGCACTATTCCTACGGAGATAGGAAACTTGAAATCATTGATGAATCTACTCTTGAACACCAATAaactcagtggttcaattccgacaacattgGGTGATCTGACCAACCTTACCATTCTCTATCTCCATACAAATAATCTTTCTGGCACTATTCCTACGGAGATAGGAAACTTGAAATCATTGGTGGATCTAGAGTTGAGTGACAATCaactcagtggttcaattccgaCAACACTGGGGGATCTGACCAACCTTaccactctctatctctctacAAATAATATTTCTGGCACTATTCCTACGGAGATAGGAAACTTGAAATCATTGGTGAATCTAGGATTGGACGCCAATCaactcagtggttcaattccgaCAACACTGGGGGATCTGACCAACCTTACCACTCTCATTCTCTCTGGAAATAATCTTTCTGACACTATTCCTAAGGAGATAGGAAACCTGAAATCATTGTTGGATCTACGGTTGAGCTTCAATCAACTCGGTGGTTCTATTCCGACAACAATGGGGGATCTGGCAAACCTTATCACTCTCTATCTCCATTCAAATAATCTTTCTGGCACTATTCCTAGGGAGATAGGAAACCTGAAATCATTGGTGGATCTAGAGTTGAGCGCCAATCaactcagtggttcaattccgaCAACACTGGGGGATCTGACCAACCTTaccactctctatctctctacAAATAATCTTTCTGGCACTATTCCTATGGAGATAGGAAACCTGAAATCATTGGTGGATCTAGACTTGGGCGCCAATCaactcagtggttcaattccgaCAACACTGGGGGATCTGACTAACCTTACCACTCTTTATCTTAATCTAAATAACCTCTCTGGCACCATTCCGAAAGAGTTAGGAAATATCCATGAGTTGACAGAATTGATATTATCTAATAACCAATTTTCGGGTTATTTGCCACAGAACATTTGCGGAAGTGGATCACTCTCAAACTTTTCAGTACGCTCCAATCATTTGAGTGGTCCAATCCCAAAAAGCTTTAAAACCTGCACTAGATTATTCAGAGTCCGTCTTGGAGGGAACCAATTGACAGGCAACATATCTGAAGACTTTGGTGTTTATCCGAGTTTGAATTTTATAGATTTGAGCAACAATCAACTTTATGGTGAAATCTCACCAAATTGGGGATTGTGCCCAAATTTAACAACCCTACTAATAGCGGGAAACAACCTTACTGGTTCTATACCAACCGAGATTGGAAAGGCAACCCAAATTCATGAGCTTGATCTTTCTTcaaatggtttagtgggggaaATTCCAAAGGAGTTTGGAGGGTTAACGTCAATGGTGAAGCTGATGTTGGATGGCAATCAACTTTCAGGTCGTGTCCCTTCAGAGTTGAAATCATTGACTGATCTAGAATATCTTGATCTGTCAGCAAACGAATTCAATGATTCAATTCCAAGTTTTGTAGGTGACTTTCAAAAGTTACATTACTTGAATTTGAGCAACAACAAGTTCAGTCAAGCAATTCCATTCCAGTTGGCGAAGTTAATTCATCTGTCCCAACTAGATTTGAGTTTTAACGCAGTTGAAGGTCAGATACCATCATATATTAGTAATATGCAGAGTCTGGAGATACTTAATATATCCCACAACAATCTTTCTGGTTTCATTCCAACAAGTTTTGAAGACATGCACTGGTTGTCGTATGTTGACATATCCTACAATGACTTGGAAGGTCCACTTCCCAACAACAAAGCATTTCAAGCTGCTACTCGGGAAGCATTGCAAGGGAACAAGGGCTTGTGTGGCAACACACGATTTTTGCAACCCTGCAATAAACAAAGCCCAAAAAAGGACCACAAACTCGTATTTATGATAATCTTCCCTATTCTTGGAGCATTTGCGCTTCTAGCCTTTATATTTGCATTGGTAGCAAAACGGAAAAAGAAGTATCAGTATGGAGAAAAAGCCAACATGAATgaagaaatttctttttctataTTAAAGTTTGATGGAAAGACAATGTTTGAGGAAATCCTAAGGGCAACAGAAGATTTTGATCCCATGTATTGCATAGGGCAGGGAGAACAGGGAAGCGTCTACAAAGCAACATTGTCATCCACTTACACAGTGGCCGTGAAGAAGCTCCATTTGCCAAGCGATGATGACAAGAATCTTCAGAAGGCATTCTTGAATGAAATTAGGGCGCTAACTGAGATGCGTCACCGAAATATTGTGAAGCTTTATGGTTTCTGTTCACATAGGCTGCACTCGTTTTTGGTGTATGATTATCTGAAAAAGGGTAGTTTAGCCACAATGTTGAGCAAAGATGAGGAAGCAAAAGAACTGGGGTGGAGTAAAAGGGTGAATATAGTTAAAGGTGTAGCTCATGCCTTGTGTTACATGCATCACGATTGTTCGCCACCGATTGTGCACCGGGACATATCGAGCAAGAATATTTTGGTGGATGATGAGTATGAGGCCTGTGTTTCAGACTTTGGCACTGCTAAGTTCTTGAACCCAGACTCAGCTAATTGGACTGCCCTTGCAGGCACATATGGATATATTGCACCAG AGCTTGCTTATACGATGGAAGTGAATGAGAAGTGTGATGTTTATAGCTTTGGAGTGGTGACATTGGAGACAGTTATGGGAAGACATCCGGgagatcttctctcatctcTATCTTCGGGGGCGTGTTCATCATCGTCAACTGCATTACCAGCCCATCAAATGCCAGTTGTGGATGTTTTGGACCAACGCATTTCCCCTCCTACACGTGAAGTTGCAGGAGAAGTTGTCTCTGTTTTGAAGGTAGCATTTGCTTGCCTGAATTCCAGTCCTCAATCTCGTCCAACAATGAAGCAAGTTTCTCAACACCTCTCAACTAAAAGACCGCATTTGTCGGATCCAATAGCTATGATAACATGCGGTGAATTGCTTGCTTGTGATGGTTTTACTGCCTCATGA